Proteins from a single region of Dyadobacter fanqingshengii:
- a CDS encoding beta-ketoacyl-ACP synthase III produces the protein MSDAYITRIAKFLPNEPVSNDEMEAYLGYINGKPSKSKALVLRNNGIKSRYYALQKDGTATHTNAEMAALAVTRLFEKNTSEIQDIDLLSCATSSPDQLMPSHGSMVHGYLKDVGSIEVVSPSGVCCAGMHAFKYAYMSVKLGEKQKAIACASERLSPVLRSDQFEDEVQQLLKLEKNPYLAFEKDFLRWMLSDGAGAFLVESEPNQSGISLKIDWIEGCSYANEQEPCMYMGADKLQDGSLKSYKDFKSEQVQEHSVFSIKQDVKLLGEKIVKLGFAKLKDILVKRGISMDEVSYFLPHLSSYFFEGKIEDFCNENGMPISKEKWYTNLVTKGNVGSASIYMMLEEVFYSGALKKGEKILLAVPESSRFSYMFCMLTVC, from the coding sequence ATGTCAGACGCATATATTACCAGAATTGCCAAGTTTTTGCCGAATGAACCCGTTTCCAACGATGAAATGGAAGCATATTTAGGGTATATCAATGGAAAACCTTCTAAATCAAAAGCACTTGTTTTACGTAATAACGGCATAAAAAGCAGATACTATGCGCTGCAAAAAGACGGAACGGCCACGCATACCAATGCGGAAATGGCGGCGCTGGCAGTAACAAGACTTTTTGAAAAAAATACATCGGAAATACAGGACATAGACTTGCTAAGTTGTGCCACGTCAAGCCCGGATCAATTGATGCCTTCGCATGGTTCGATGGTGCACGGGTATCTTAAAGATGTGGGATCTATCGAGGTGGTGTCTCCTTCCGGCGTTTGTTGCGCGGGCATGCACGCATTCAAATATGCATATATGTCCGTAAAGCTGGGTGAAAAGCAAAAGGCAATTGCCTGTGCATCTGAAAGACTCTCTCCCGTCTTGCGGTCCGATCAGTTTGAGGATGAAGTCCAGCAACTTTTAAAATTGGAAAAAAATCCATACCTGGCATTTGAAAAGGACTTTTTGAGATGGATGCTGTCCGACGGTGCGGGTGCGTTTCTCGTTGAATCCGAGCCTAATCAATCCGGGATTTCATTGAAAATTGATTGGATTGAAGGCTGTTCTTACGCAAATGAGCAGGAGCCTTGCATGTATATGGGCGCGGACAAGCTCCAAGACGGCTCGCTGAAAAGTTATAAAGATTTTAAAAGTGAGCAGGTTCAGGAACATTCTGTTTTCAGTATCAAGCAGGATGTGAAGCTTTTAGGAGAAAAAATTGTTAAATTGGGTTTCGCCAAGCTGAAAGACATTCTTGTCAAAAGAGGAATTAGCATGGACGAGGTGAGCTATTTTCTGCCCCATTTGTCGAGCTACTTTTTTGAAGGCAAAATTGAGGACTTTTGCAATGAGAATGGCATGCCGATTTCAAAAGAGAAGTGGTATACCAATCTGGTTACAAAGGGTAATGTCGGCTCAGCTTCGATTTATATGATGCTGGAAGAGGTTTTTTACAGCGGTGCGCTGAAAAAGGGCGAAAAGATCCTGCTGGCAGTGCCTGAAAGTTCCCGCTTTTCTTATATGTTCTGTATGTTGACTGTTTGCTGA